Genomic DNA from Alistipes indistinctus YIT 12060:
GAACAACTGCGCAACCACGAGGGCGAACGCTCGGTGGTGGTGCTGCGTCCGGCCGATGCCCGTGAGACGGTAGCCGCATGGAAGATCGCCATGGAGGAGCAGCGCCCGACGGCGCTGGTGCTGTCGCGTCAGAATATCAAGGACCTGCCGACGCTCGGCGGCAGCCGTGCCGAAGAGGCGATGCAGGTTGTCAAAGGTGCCTATATCGTGATGGATTGCGAAGGTAAACCCGATGTGATCCTGCTGGCAAGCGGCTCCGAGGTGGCTACGTTGGTGGACGGCGCAGAGAAGCTGAAAGCCGACGGTGTGAAGGTGCGTGTGGTTTCGGTTCCGTCGGAAGGCCTGTTCCGCGACCAGAGCGCCGAGTACCAGCAGAGCGTACTGCCCGCCGGTGTGCCCAAATTCGGCCTCACTTCGGGCCTGCCCGTAACGTTGGCCGGGTTGGTCGGCTGCGACGGCGAGGTGTTCGGTCTCGACCACTTCGGTTATTCGGCTCCCGCCGGTGTGTTGGACGGTAAATTCGGTTTCTCGGGCGAAAATGTCTACAACCGGGTCAAAGCGATGCTGAAAAAGTGACCGTTGTGGAAGGTGTCTTGTAAATTTTGCGTGCACCCAACTTAGAATTGCTTATATGATCGAAGGGATCCGCCACAAAAAAGGGCGGATCCCTTTTTATGTACAGATGTTGTCGTTTCGGATGCTTGGTAGGCGTTTGTCGCGGTAACCCGTCGCGCTGAAAGGCGCAGAGGGAAGGATGCCGCGGGTGGGGGCGGGTGCATTGGGGTGAAAGAGAAGAAAGCGGGAAAGGGTCGTAGAACAGAGGAAAAGAGGGGCGGGAGAGGATTGATAGGGGAAGCGGAAAAATCAAATCCGGACTTCGATCGGAAGTCCGGACGGGATCGGAGGGACCGGGAAACCGGTTGTTTTTGGTGTCGGATCGTCAGAGCAGGTCTACGACCTTTTCGAGCTGGATGCCGCGCGAACCCTTGATCAGAATGAAACGGTCGCGCAGGGGATGTTCGGCGAGATAGGCACGCAGCGCTTCCGTGTCTGCGAAGGGCCGGTAACCCGGCGTGTTGGCTCCCGCGAGAGCGAAACGGTCGCCTACTAGGTAGGCTTCGCTGATCTGTAACCGGTGCATCAGTTCGATCATGCGCGCGTGTTCCGCTGCGGCGTATTCGCCCAGTTCGCGCATGTCGCCCAGGATGACGGCTTTGGGTTGAGCGGAGACCGTGGCGGCGAAATTTTCCAGCGCGGCCTGCATGCTCGACGGATTTGCATTGTATGCGTCGAGGATCAGGGTGTTGTGCGCCGTCACTTGCTTTTGCGAGCGGTTGTTGTCCGGCGTGTAATCGGCGATCGCTGCGGCGGCCCCTTCCGGGGCGACGGCGAAGTAGGCGGCCATCGCCAGTGCGGCGGCGATGTTGTTCAGGTTGTAGTCGCCGACCAGCTTGCTGTGGATCGTGAGTCCTTCCCAACGGACGCCGATCATTTCACCGTCGTCATCGCGTGTCAGGCCGGAAGCGTTGTACGGGATGGCGTATAGGTTCGGGCGCTCGGCGACCATTTCACTCAGGACGGCATCGTCGCTCAGGTAGAATGCCGTGCCGCTGTTCGCGGCCAGGTAGTCGAGCAGTTCGCCTTTGCCTTTGCGGACGCCTTCCGGTCCGCCGAAACCTTCGAGGTGGGAACGTCCGATGTTCGTAATCAACCCGAAATCGGGGCGGGCGATCGCGCAGAGCTTTTCGATCTCGTGCCGGTGGTTCGCTCCCATTTCGACCACGGCGAAATCGGTTTCTGGCGTCATCGACAGCAGTGTCAGCGGAACCCCGATGTGGTTGTTCAGGTTGCCCTGGGTGACGGTCGTTTCGTATTTCTGCGACAGCGTACGGCCGACCAACTCCTTGGTCGTGGTCTTGCCGTTGCTGCCGGTGATCGCGAGAATCATCACGCCCAGTTCGCTCCTGTGGTAGGCGGCCAACTCCTGCAATGCCTCCAGCGTGTCGGGGACGAGGATGTAACGGCTGTCTCGCCGGGACTCTTCTTCCGTGCACTCTTCGCAGGTGCATCCTGCTTCGTGGGGTGATCCGTGTCCGCAATCGCACCCGGAACTTTCGTGTTTGTCGCCGCAGTCGCAGGTATGGGCTTCATCGTCGTGGCCGCAAGAGCACGGAGCCTCCTCGACCAGCGGGATTACTTTCGGATCGTCTACCACGACGGCAACCGCGCCGCTTTCCAGAGCTGCGGCGGCATACCGGTTTCCGTCGAAATGCTCGCCGTGCAGTGCGAAGAAGATCGAACCCGGTTCGATCCGGCGGCTGTCGGTCGAAATGTGCGGGTGCAGCAAGAATAGTTCGTATAGTTCGTGCAGCGTGTCGTTTTTCATGTCAGATGAATTTGTCTCCGATCTTGTATTTGACGTCGTCGATGAATTTCTTGATGTTCTGCTCGTTGCTCTTCGGACAGATCATCAGCACGTCGTCGGTGTCGACCACGATGTACTCCTCGAGCCCTTCGATAACGGTCAGTTTACCCTCTTTGTTCTTGACAATACATCCTTTGGTGTCGTAGAACAGGCACGGAGCGCTCTCCACATTGCCTTCGGGGTCCTTGGCCGAGTGTTGGTAGAGCGAACCCCAGGTGCCGATATCGGACCATCCGAAGTCGCTGCACCGTACATAAACGTTGCGCGCCTTCTCCATCACGCCGAAGTCGATCGAAATGCTGCGGCATGCGGGATAGATGTCGTCGATGGCCTGCTGTTCGGCCGGGGTGCCGTATTTGCCTTCTGCCGAAGCGAATAGTTGTTGCAGTTCGGGCAGGAATTCGTTCAGGTTCTCCATGATCGTGCCGACCTTCCAGATGAAGATGCCTGAATTCCAGAAAAATTCACCGCTTTCGATGAAGATTTTGGCCATCTCGAGATTCGGTTTTTCGGTGAAGGTCTTGACCTTGCGGATAGCCGGGCGGCCGTCGACCGGTACCGGGTCGATCTGGATATAACCGTATCCGGTGTCGGGGCGGCTGGGCTGGATGCCTATGGTCATCATCGCATGTTGCCGTTCGGTGAATTCGGCGCTTTCGGATATTACTTTGCGGAACTCCTCTTCGTTGAGGATCAGGTGGTCGGCGGGGGTGACGATCATCGTTGCGTCGGGATTGACGCTTCGGAGCCGCCATGCGGCGTAGGCGATGCAGGGGGCCGTATTGCGCCCGACCGGTTCGCAGAGTACCTGATGCGCTTTCAGCTCGGGCAGGTGTTCGAGTACCAGCGGTTTGTAGATGCTGTTGGTCGCTACGAGGAAGTTCTCCGGCGGGATGATCTTGGCGAAGCGTTCGTAAGTATGGCGGATGAAACTTTTGCCGGTACCGAGGATATCGAGGAACTGTTTGGGCTGCGAGCGGCGGCTGATCGGCCAGAAACGGCTGCCGATGCCTCCCGCCATGATAATGCAGTAGCGGTTTTGATCCATGTCGCGGGGATAAAAGTGGTTTTATTCTACAATGATACCTCTTTTTTTCGGGATACGCAAGCATTTGGGGCAGGGGCGGAAGAACCATCTGCCCGAATTTTTATAATTTTGCCGGGGAACGGCCCCGGCGTGCACAAACGCCGGAACGGGACGGTCTGCGCGGAAAATCGGGCGCTTGCCGTCCGACCGGTGTGAAACGCTTAAATGATTCGCTATGAAAATCAAACTGTTTACATTTCCCAATATCCTGACCCTGTGTAATCTGCTCTGCGGAGCCGGGGCGACGGTGGCGGCGCTGCGCTACGGCGACCTGTTCTGGCCGTTGGTGCTGATCGTGACGGCCGCCGTGTTCGACTTCCTCGACGGCTTTGCCGCACGGCTGCTGAAAAGTTACTCGCCGCTGGGTAAGGAACTCGATTCGCTGGCCGACTGCATCAGTTTCGGAATGGCACCTGCCGCCGTATTGCTGAACGTGTATTATGCCGCGGGGGGCGAGGGGCTGTGGGGGTATTCCGTGTTCGTGCTAGCGGCTTTCTCTGCGCTCCGGCTGGCGAAATTCAATATCGACGAAAACCAGACGACGCAGTTCATCGGCCTGCCTTCGCCCGCTTCAGCCCTGCTGGTCGCCGCTTCGGGATACCTGGTCGGAACGGGACAGTATGCCGTTGGTCCGTGGTTCGCGGTGGGCCTGGCCGCCGTGCTGAGCTACCTGCTGGTGTGCAACGTGCCGATGTTCGCGCTTAAATTCAAACATTATGGATTCCGCGGCAACGAGGTGCGCTATATCTTTGCGGTATGCGCCCTGCTGTCGCTGGCAATCTGGCATATCGTGGCCATTCCTTTCATCATCGTCGCCTATGTCGCCGTGTCGCTGGCGGTGCGTGCCGCCTGTTTTCGCAAGTCGTAATAAATTGCTACCTTTGCCGTTATTTTAAGGTAAGTTCAGGGCGGATGATCTCTCCGGGAAACAGATACAGGCTTATGCGTGCGGCGTTCGGAACGCTTTTTGCCCTGTGGGGTGTGGCGGCGCTGGCCCAGCAGCCCGGATTCTCGAACCGCAACAATGCGCTCGGGACGGGCTACAACGAGCAGAACCAGATTCAGTACGGCGCCCCGAGCGGGACGATCGACAACAATGCTCCCCAGCAGAAGGCCGACAGTACGAAAAAACCGAAAATCCGCAAACCGCTGGAGTCCTATTTCTTCGACGATTCGACGCGGGCGCGTTCCATTTTCGTCTGGCATCCGGATTTAAAGTACAACGAGGTGAAACAGTCCACGATAGATACCCTGATCGACGGCTTTCAGACCGATTACCCGTATCAGCGCTTGCGGGGCGGAATCGGTTCGGCCTATTTGGGCAACCTGGGCGGTGCGTCGATCCCGTTGGATGCTGCGCTGAGGCCCGATTACCGCAACTTCAGTTTCGCGCAAATCCTCGACGCTTACCTCGTAACCCCCGATCGGGCTAATTTCTACAACACCAAAAAGCCGTTCACCCACCTGTCCTATTTTTTCGGCGGTCAGAAAAAACGCCTCGAAGAGTCGCTTTGGGCCACCCATGCGCAGCAGATATCGCCCTCTACGGGCATGAACATCGACTACAAGAGCCGCGGTACG
This window encodes:
- a CDS encoding UDP-N-acetylmuramoyl-tripeptide--D-alanyl-D-alanine ligase, encoding MKNDTLHELYELFLLHPHISTDSRRIEPGSIFFALHGEHFDGNRYAAAALESGAVAVVVDDPKVIPLVEEAPCSCGHDDEAHTCDCGDKHESSGCDCGHGSPHEAGCTCEECTEEESRRDSRYILVPDTLEALQELAAYHRSELGVMILAITGSNGKTTTKELVGRTLSQKYETTVTQGNLNNHIGVPLTLLSMTPETDFAVVEMGANHRHEIEKLCAIARPDFGLITNIGRSHLEGFGGPEGVRKGKGELLDYLAANSGTAFYLSDDAVLSEMVAERPNLYAIPYNASGLTRDDDGEMIGVRWEGLTIHSKLVGDYNLNNIAAALAMAAYFAVAPEGAAAAIADYTPDNNRSQKQVTAHNTLILDAYNANPSSMQAALENFAATVSAQPKAVILGDMRELGEYAAAEHARMIELMHRLQISEAYLVGDRFALAGANTPGYRPFADTEALRAYLAEHPLRDRFILIKGSRGIQLEKVVDLL
- the pssA gene encoding CDP-diacylglycerol--serine O-phosphatidyltransferase, with product MKIKLFTFPNILTLCNLLCGAGATVAALRYGDLFWPLVLIVTAAVFDFLDGFAARLLKSYSPLGKELDSLADCISFGMAPAAVLLNVYYAAGGEGLWGYSVFVLAAFSALRLAKFNIDENQTTQFIGLPSPASALLVAASGYLVGTGQYAVGPWFAVGLAAVLSYLLVCNVPMFALKFKHYGFRGNEVRYIFAVCALLSLAIWHIVAIPFIIVAYVAVSLAVRAACFRKS
- a CDS encoding mannose-1-phosphate guanylyltransferase, whose amino-acid sequence is MDQNRYCIIMAGGIGSRFWPISRRSQPKQFLDILGTGKSFIRHTYERFAKIIPPENFLVATNSIYKPLVLEHLPELKAHQVLCEPVGRNTAPCIAYAAWRLRSVNPDATMIVTPADHLILNEEEFRKVISESAEFTERQHAMMTIGIQPSRPDTGYGYIQIDPVPVDGRPAIRKVKTFTEKPNLEMAKIFIESGEFFWNSGIFIWKVGTIMENLNEFLPELQQLFASAEGKYGTPAEQQAIDDIYPACRSISIDFGVMEKARNVYVRCSDFGWSDIGTWGSLYQHSAKDPEGNVESAPCLFYDTKGCIVKNKEGKLTVIEGLEEYIVVDTDDVLMICPKSNEQNIKKFIDDVKYKIGDKFI